One genomic segment of Micromonospora sp. WMMC415 includes these proteins:
- a CDS encoding carbohydrate ABC transporter permease, giving the protein MTRHRPNWLAGIGAVAWLLVVGVPIYVMLSITVQTREGYGDNGPISLPDTFTLDNYTGVFAQGFGRYFLNTIVVTASVVAIVLLLVTPLAYAIVRSRSRLTGHVFRLFLLGLAIPAHAVVVPIFYLISTTGLYDNLLGVILPTAAFALPICALILSGAMRDITPDLYEAMAIDGATPTRVFLRLVLPLSRGGISTIAVFSALQAWNGFLFPLVLTQSDSTKVITLGLYNFQTQYGIDIPGLMAAVVLSMVPVLLVYLTARRALIQGLMGVGGK; this is encoded by the coding sequence GTGACGCGGCACCGTCCGAACTGGCTGGCCGGGATCGGCGCGGTCGCCTGGCTGCTCGTCGTCGGCGTGCCGATCTACGTCATGCTGTCGATCACCGTGCAGACCCGCGAGGGTTACGGCGACAACGGCCCGATCTCCCTGCCGGACACCTTCACCCTCGACAACTACACCGGGGTGTTCGCCCAAGGCTTCGGGCGCTACTTCCTGAACACCATCGTGGTGACCGCCAGCGTGGTGGCGATCGTGCTGCTGCTCGTCACGCCGCTCGCGTACGCCATCGTGCGCAGCCGCAGCCGCCTCACCGGGCACGTGTTCCGGCTGTTCCTGCTCGGCCTGGCGATCCCCGCGCACGCGGTCGTCGTACCGATCTTCTACCTGATCAGCACGACCGGCCTCTACGACAACCTGCTCGGCGTCATCCTGCCCACGGCCGCGTTCGCCCTGCCGATCTGCGCGCTGATCCTCAGCGGCGCCATGCGGGACATCACCCCGGACCTGTACGAGGCGATGGCCATCGACGGCGCGACGCCGACCCGGGTCTTCCTGCGCCTGGTGCTGCCCCTGTCCCGGGGCGGCATCTCCACCATCGCCGTCTTCTCCGCCCTCCAGGCGTGGAACGGCTTCCTCTTCCCGCTCGTGCTCACCCAGTCCGACTCGACCAAGGTCATCACCCTTGGTCTGTACAACTTCCAGACGCAGTACGGCATCGACATCCCCGGGCTGATGGCCGCGGTGGTGCTGTCCATGGTGCCGGTCCTGCTCGTGTACCTGACCGCCCGCCGGGCCCTCATCCAGGGCCTGATGGGCGTGGGGGGAAAGTGA
- a CDS encoding alpha-hydroxy acid oxidase, whose amino-acid sequence MSETSLSKPDVPLGEPPAPAGLADFADLARAVLPPEVWDFVDGGSGAETTLAANRRALDRVGVLPRVLRGVATPRTEARLLGATHALPVAVAPMAYQRLLHPDGETALAGAAGAAGVPYVASTLSSAPIEEIAAAGGTVWFQLYWLRDRGLVTDLLDRARAAGCAALVLTVDVPILGRRLRDVRNSFAIPPHVIAANLPAGRDDLAHAATPGVSAVAAHTGEVFAPAVTWADLDWLRERTPVPLVVKGVLDPRDAVRAAEAGVDAVVVSNHGGRQLDGAPASAAALPGVVEAVAGRCEVLLDSGVRGGVDVLRALALGAHGVLVGRPMLWALAAGGRSGAETALSLLAGEFRDALALAGCADPAEARDLRTTTVECA is encoded by the coding sequence ATGTCTGAGACGTCCCTGTCGAAGCCGGACGTGCCGCTGGGCGAGCCACCCGCTCCCGCCGGACTGGCCGACTTCGCGGACCTGGCGCGGGCGGTGCTACCGCCGGAGGTGTGGGACTTCGTCGACGGCGGCAGCGGTGCCGAGACCACGCTCGCGGCGAACCGTCGCGCCCTGGACCGGGTCGGCGTGCTGCCCCGCGTGCTGCGCGGCGTGGCCACCCCGCGCACCGAGGCTCGGCTGCTCGGCGCCACCCACGCGCTGCCGGTGGCGGTCGCACCGATGGCGTACCAGCGGCTGCTGCACCCCGACGGGGAGACCGCGCTCGCCGGCGCGGCCGGTGCCGCCGGCGTCCCGTACGTGGCGAGCACGTTGAGCAGCGCGCCGATCGAGGAGATCGCCGCCGCCGGCGGGACGGTCTGGTTCCAGCTCTACTGGCTGCGCGACCGGGGGCTCGTCACCGACCTGCTGGACCGGGCCCGGGCGGCGGGCTGCGCCGCGCTGGTGCTCACCGTGGACGTGCCGATCCTCGGCCGCCGGCTGCGCGACGTGCGCAACTCGTTCGCCATCCCGCCGCACGTCATCGCCGCGAACCTGCCCGCCGGCCGGGACGACCTGGCGCACGCCGCCACCCCGGGCGTGTCCGCCGTCGCCGCCCACACCGGCGAGGTCTTCGCGCCGGCGGTGACCTGGGCCGACCTGGACTGGCTGCGCGAGCGTACCCCGGTCCCGCTGGTGGTGAAGGGCGTCCTCGACCCGCGCGACGCCGTCCGCGCGGCGGAGGCCGGCGTGGACGCGGTGGTGGTCTCCAACCACGGCGGGCGGCAGCTCGACGGCGCACCGGCGAGTGCCGCCGCGCTGCCCGGGGTGGTCGAGGCGGTTGCCGGCCGGTGCGAGGTGCTGCTCGACAGCGGTGTCCGGGGCGGCGTCGACGTGTTGCGCGCGCTCGCCCTCGGCGCGCACGGCGTGCTGGTGGGCCGCCCGATGCTCTGGGCGCTCGCCGCCGGGGGCCGCTCCGGCGCCGAGACCGCGCTGTCGCTGCTGGCCGGCGAGTTCCGGGACGCGCTCGCGCTGGCCGGCTGCGCCGACCCGGCGGAGGCCCGGGACCTGCGGACGACGACGGTGGAGTGCGCATGA
- a CDS encoding ABC transporter substrate-binding protein has product MRLRSRLARAVAVGAALALTLPLAACGGDDAGGEADQIRILVYGDATNKVETQIVETFNKTSKVKAVLDTIPGADYQTKLQTIINTNQAPDVFFNWGGGSIAPFVKADLLLPLDDMIAKDPGLKENFLPSVFDSAVVDGKAYGIPMRGTQPVLLFHNKKVLADAGLTPPKTWDDLLNAVNVLKAKKITPIALGGGDRWPTQMWYQYLYDRVAGPELFRSALGGDKSVWESAESRRALDLMRQLTDAGAFGTNFDSVKWTDQGSPTLLATGKAGFELMGSWAYSTHQDSKPEFAKNDLGWTAFPSIPGGKGDPRNVAGNTNNFYSVLKKTKHPEAVAEFLKLMYSDEFVQAQLGIGNLPTTVNTEKFLDTAGNPEYSKFQFELVKQAPSFQLSWDQAYPPAATTTIHQAVQQYTNGRMDADGFIKAMQSLQAG; this is encoded by the coding sequence ATGAGACTACGATCGCGGCTCGCCCGCGCCGTCGCGGTCGGCGCCGCCCTCGCCCTGACACTGCCGCTGGCCGCCTGCGGTGGCGACGACGCGGGCGGTGAAGCGGACCAGATCCGCATCCTGGTGTACGGCGACGCCACCAACAAGGTGGAGACGCAGATCGTCGAGACGTTCAACAAGACCTCGAAGGTCAAGGCCGTCCTGGACACCATCCCCGGCGCCGACTACCAGACGAAGCTCCAGACGATCATCAACACCAACCAGGCGCCGGACGTGTTCTTCAACTGGGGCGGCGGCAGCATCGCGCCGTTCGTCAAGGCCGACCTGCTCCTACCGCTCGACGACATGATCGCCAAGGACCCGGGTCTGAAGGAGAACTTCCTGCCCTCGGTGTTCGACAGCGCCGTGGTCGACGGCAAGGCGTACGGGATCCCGATGCGGGGCACGCAGCCGGTGCTGCTCTTCCACAACAAGAAGGTCCTCGCCGACGCGGGGCTCACGCCGCCGAAGACCTGGGACGACCTGCTCAACGCGGTCAACGTCCTCAAGGCCAAGAAGATCACCCCGATCGCGCTCGGCGGCGGCGACCGGTGGCCGACCCAGATGTGGTACCAGTACCTCTACGACCGGGTGGCCGGCCCCGAGCTGTTCCGCTCGGCGCTCGGCGGTGACAAGAGCGTCTGGGAGAGCGCCGAGAGCCGCCGGGCCCTCGACCTGATGCGCCAGCTCACCGACGCCGGCGCCTTCGGCACCAACTTCGACTCCGTGAAGTGGACCGACCAGGGCTCGCCGACCCTGCTGGCCACCGGCAAGGCCGGTTTCGAGCTGATGGGCTCGTGGGCGTACTCCACCCACCAGGACTCCAAGCCGGAGTTCGCCAAGAACGACCTCGGGTGGACCGCCTTCCCCAGCATCCCCGGCGGCAAGGGCGACCCGCGCAACGTGGCGGGCAACACCAACAACTTCTACTCGGTGCTGAAGAAGACCAAGCACCCGGAGGCCGTGGCCGAGTTCCTCAAGCTCATGTACTCCGACGAGTTCGTCCAGGCGCAGCTCGGCATCGGCAACCTGCCCACCACCGTCAACACCGAGAAGTTCCTCGACACCGCGGGGAACCCGGAGTACTCGAAGTTCCAGTTCGAGTTGGTGAAGCAGGCGCCGTCGTTCCAGCTCTCCTGGGACCAGGCGTACCCGCCGGCCGCCACCACCACCATCCACCAGGCGGTGCAGCAGTACACCAACGGGCGGATGGACGCCGACGGCTTCATCAAGGCCATGCAGTCGCTCCAGGCCGGCTGA
- a CDS encoding LacI family DNA-binding transcriptional regulator: MPGRSSRSVKEARVDTDEGRRVTITAIAREAGVSVPTVSRVLNGRSDVAPETRERVEELLRHHGYRRPGNRTVHRAGLLDLVFNDLDSPWAVEIIRGVEDVGHGAGVGTVVSAIHRQPASARQWLQNLRARATDGVIFVTSHLSPPLHAQLRRLNVPVVVVDPAGVPATDVPTVGATNWAGGLAATEHLLSLGHRRIGFVAGPPHLLCSRARLDGHRAALEAAGVAVDDRLVRPGDFYHASGFAAGTALLDLDDPPTAIFAASDQMAFGVYEAIRRRGRRVPDDVSVVGFDDLPEARWASPPLTTVRQPLVEMGRLAARTALRLAQGETIDSPRVELATELVVRDSSAPPPGS, from the coding sequence ATGCCTGGCCGGTCTTCCCGGTCGGTGAAGGAGGCGCGGGTGGACACGGACGAGGGACGCAGGGTGACCATCACCGCGATCGCGCGGGAGGCCGGCGTCTCGGTGCCGACCGTCTCCCGGGTGCTCAACGGACGGTCCGACGTGGCACCGGAGACCCGGGAGCGCGTCGAGGAACTGCTGCGCCATCACGGCTACCGGCGGCCGGGCAACCGCACCGTGCACCGCGCCGGCCTGCTCGACCTGGTCTTCAACGACCTGGACAGCCCCTGGGCCGTGGAGATCATCCGGGGTGTCGAGGACGTCGGGCACGGCGCCGGCGTCGGCACCGTCGTCTCGGCGATCCACCGCCAGCCGGCATCCGCCCGGCAGTGGTTGCAGAACCTGCGGGCCCGGGCCACCGACGGCGTCATCTTCGTGACCTCGCACCTGAGCCCGCCGCTGCACGCGCAACTGCGCCGGCTCAACGTGCCGGTGGTGGTGGTCGACCCGGCCGGTGTTCCGGCCACCGACGTGCCGACGGTCGGCGCGACCAACTGGGCGGGCGGGCTCGCCGCCACCGAGCACCTGCTCTCCCTGGGGCACCGGCGGATCGGCTTCGTCGCCGGCCCGCCGCACCTGCTGTGCAGCCGGGCCCGCCTGGACGGGCACCGCGCCGCGCTGGAGGCGGCCGGGGTGGCGGTGGACGACCGCCTGGTACGGCCCGGGGACTTCTACCACGCCTCCGGATTCGCCGCCGGGACGGCCCTGCTCGACCTCGACGACCCGCCGACGGCGATCTTCGCGGCCAGCGACCAGATGGCGTTCGGGGTGTACGAGGCGATCCGCCGCCGGGGCCGGCGCGTGCCGGACGACGTCAGCGTGGTCGGCTTCGACGACCTGCCCGAGGCCCGGTGGGCGTCGCCGCCGCTGACCACCGTCCGCCAGCCCCTCGTCGAGATGGGGCGGCTGGCGGCGCGGACGGCGCTGCGGCTGGCGCAGGGCGAGACCATCGACTCACCCCGGGTGGAGCTCGCCACCGAGCTCGTCGTCCGGGACAGCTCCGCCCCTCCACCGGGTTCCTGA
- a CDS encoding carbohydrate ABC transporter permease yields MAATTLAPRATTGERRAVRRPGGGVMLARPGFAWALPATLFFAFFALVPLVLVVVLSLTSWAGIGDVEYVGLANWRRLADDPVMIDSLWLSLLLTALGVAVQTPLSLLTGVWAAGRQRNRAVLSAIFFLPLLLSATAVSVLWRALLDPNFGVPGQARWLFGDGNLFGSRAGALAVLVFVASWQYIPFHALIYQGAARTIPAVLYQAAEIDGAGRWHQFWHVTLPQLRNAMITSLVIMVVGGLTTFETVLILTQGGPGTDTTITAYYMYQQAFRSFDFGAGAAIALLLVVSATVISLIMVRASGYDKMRSTLEGL; encoded by the coding sequence ATGGCCGCCACCACCCTCGCGCCCCGGGCCACCACCGGGGAGCGGCGGGCCGTGCGACGCCCGGGCGGCGGGGTGATGCTCGCCCGCCCGGGCTTCGCCTGGGCCCTGCCCGCCACGCTGTTCTTCGCCTTCTTCGCGCTCGTCCCGCTCGTCCTGGTGGTCGTCCTGTCCCTCACCAGCTGGGCCGGCATCGGCGACGTCGAGTACGTGGGCCTCGCCAACTGGCGGCGGTTGGCCGACGACCCGGTGATGATCGACAGCCTCTGGCTCAGCCTGCTGCTCACCGCTCTCGGCGTGGCCGTGCAGACCCCGCTCAGCCTGCTCACCGGTGTCTGGGCCGCAGGCCGGCAGCGCAACCGGGCGGTGCTGTCGGCGATCTTCTTCCTGCCGCTGCTGCTGTCCGCCACCGCCGTGTCGGTGCTGTGGCGGGCACTGCTCGACCCGAACTTCGGCGTGCCCGGCCAGGCGCGCTGGCTCTTCGGCGACGGCAACCTCTTCGGCAGCCGGGCCGGTGCGCTCGCCGTCCTGGTCTTCGTGGCCAGCTGGCAGTACATCCCGTTCCACGCGCTGATCTACCAGGGCGCGGCCCGCACCATCCCGGCGGTGCTCTACCAGGCGGCCGAGATCGACGGGGCCGGACGGTGGCACCAGTTCTGGCACGTCACGCTGCCCCAACTGCGCAACGCGATGATCACCTCGTTGGTCATCATGGTGGTCGGCGGGCTGACCACCTTCGAGACCGTCCTCATCCTCACCCAGGGCGGGCCGGGCACCGACACCACCATCACCGCCTACTACATGTACCAGCAGGCGTTCCGCAGCTTCGACTTCGGCGCCGGCGCCGCCATCGCCCTGCTGCTGGTCGTGTCGGCCACGGTCATCTCGCTGATCATGGTCCGGGCCTCCGGCTACGACAAGATGCGCTCCACCTTGGAGGGGCTGTGA
- a CDS encoding alpha/beta hydrolase, translating into MSLHPQAEAYRAARAAAGTPPLYTQTLAEARAADLAAIRAGSGVVEPVHEVRDTHVPGPAGDVPVRIHRPAGPGPLPTLLWFFGGGWTLGSVDTADGICRRLANAVPCQVVTVGYRLAPEAPFPAAVHDCHAALRFVAAHPVEFGADPERLAVGGDSAGGNLAAAVTLLARDTGPRLAAQLLVYPNTDQTAEPAGDDDPLLFNRRSVAWYRSHYLADPADARDPLASPLLADDLGGLPPALVVTAEHDPLRDEGERYADRLRDAGVPTIRTRYAGMVHGFFAMPGTFDDGRRAQDEAAAFLRERFGLTVPAVAAPVGTVTDHV; encoded by the coding sequence GTGAGCCTGCATCCCCAGGCCGAGGCGTACCGGGCCGCCCGGGCGGCCGCCGGCACGCCACCGCTGTACACCCAGACCCTCGCCGAGGCGCGCGCCGCCGACCTCGCCGCGATCCGCGCCGGCTCCGGCGTGGTCGAACCGGTGCACGAGGTACGCGACACGCACGTTCCCGGCCCGGCGGGCGACGTGCCGGTCCGGATCCACCGCCCGGCCGGCCCGGGACCGCTGCCCACCCTGCTCTGGTTCTTCGGCGGCGGGTGGACGCTGGGCAGCGTCGACACCGCCGACGGGATCTGCCGGCGGCTGGCCAACGCCGTGCCGTGCCAGGTGGTCACCGTCGGCTACCGGCTCGCCCCCGAGGCCCCGTTCCCGGCGGCCGTGCACGACTGCCACGCGGCGCTCCGTTTCGTCGCCGCGCACCCGGTGGAGTTCGGCGCCGACCCGGAGCGCCTCGCCGTCGGCGGGGACAGCGCGGGCGGGAACCTCGCCGCCGCGGTCACCCTGCTGGCCCGCGACACCGGTCCCCGGCTGGCGGCGCAGCTGCTGGTCTACCCGAACACCGACCAGACCGCGGAGCCGGCCGGTGACGACGACCCGCTGCTGTTCAACCGGCGCTCGGTCGCCTGGTACCGGTCGCACTACCTGGCCGACCCGGCCGACGCCCGGGACCCGCTCGCCTCGCCCCTGCTCGCCGACGACCTGGGCGGGCTGCCGCCGGCGCTGGTGGTGACCGCCGAGCACGACCCGCTGCGGGACGAGGGCGAGCGGTACGCCGACCGGCTCCGCGACGCCGGGGTGCCGACGATCCGCACCCGGTACGCGGGGATGGTCCACGGTTTCTTCGCGATGCCCGGCACCTTCGACGACGGCCGGCGCGCCCAGGACGAGGCCGCCGCGTTCCTGCGCGAGCGGTTCGGGCTCACGGTACCGGCGGTGGCGGCCCCGGTCGGGACGGTGACCGACCATGTCTGA
- a CDS encoding PLP-dependent aminotransferase family protein, translating into MRRPGGGPGPADDDGGVRMTVDLHVADLHPALDDAALNSMNFLNEVAQHYPDAVSLAAGRPYEEFFDVAALHRHLDTFRRHLADDLGQTPEQVHRTLLQYGRTKGIVHHLVARNLAVDEGLTVDPEALVVTVGCQEAMFLVLRALRAGPDDVVLAVAPTYVGLTGAARLLDLPVRPVAGGPSGVDAGDLRAEVRRARAEGLRPRACYLMPDFANPSGTSIGVAGRRALLDLAAEEDLLLVEDNPYGLFPAGDARRLPTLKALDTARRVVYLGSFAKTVLPGARVGYVVADQRVAGADGTVGLFADQLAKIKSMVTVNTSPIAQAVVGGALLEHGCSLVAATVRERAAYTRNLHHLVDGLGRRFPAGSPVRWTVPTGGFFVVVTVPFPVEDALLHRSAREFGVLWTPMAHFYDDGTPVHALRLSVSAVTPAEIDVGLDRLAALVADESARRGVSVPVG; encoded by the coding sequence CTGCGCCGACCCGGCGGAGGCCCGGGACCTGCGGACGACGACGGTGGAGTGCGCATGACCGTGGACCTGCACGTGGCCGACCTGCACCCGGCCCTCGACGACGCCGCGCTGAACTCGATGAACTTCCTCAACGAGGTGGCGCAGCACTACCCGGATGCGGTGTCGCTGGCCGCCGGGCGGCCGTACGAGGAGTTCTTCGACGTCGCGGCGCTGCACCGGCACCTGGACACCTTCCGCCGGCACCTCGCCGACGACCTCGGGCAGACCCCGGAGCAGGTCCACCGCACCCTGCTCCAGTACGGGCGGACCAAGGGGATCGTCCACCACCTGGTCGCCCGCAACCTCGCCGTCGACGAGGGGCTGACGGTCGACCCGGAGGCCCTCGTCGTGACGGTCGGGTGCCAGGAGGCGATGTTCCTGGTGCTGCGGGCCCTGCGCGCCGGCCCGGACGACGTGGTGCTCGCCGTCGCACCGACGTACGTGGGGCTCACCGGGGCGGCGCGGCTGCTGGACCTGCCGGTGCGCCCGGTGGCCGGCGGGCCGTCCGGGGTGGACGCGGGTGACCTGCGTGCCGAGGTGCGGCGCGCCCGGGCCGAGGGGCTGCGCCCGCGCGCCTGCTACCTGATGCCGGACTTCGCCAACCCCTCGGGGACGAGCATCGGCGTGGCCGGGCGGCGCGCGTTGCTGGACCTGGCCGCCGAGGAGGACCTGCTGCTGGTCGAGGACAACCCGTACGGTCTCTTCCCGGCGGGGGACGCCCGGCGGCTGCCCACGCTCAAGGCGCTCGACACCGCTCGCCGGGTGGTCTACCTGGGCTCGTTCGCGAAGACGGTGCTGCCCGGCGCGCGGGTGGGCTACGTGGTGGCCGACCAGCGGGTGGCCGGTGCGGACGGCACGGTGGGCCTGTTCGCCGACCAGCTCGCCAAGATCAAGAGCATGGTCACGGTGAACACCTCGCCGATCGCCCAGGCGGTGGTCGGGGGTGCGCTGTTGGAGCACGGGTGCAGCCTGGTCGCCGCCACCGTCCGGGAGCGGGCCGCGTACACCCGGAACCTCCATCATTTGGTCGACGGCCTGGGGCGGCGCTTCCCGGCCGGGTCGCCGGTGCGGTGGACCGTGCCCACCGGCGGCTTCTTCGTGGTGGTGACCGTGCCGTTCCCGGTCGAGGACGCCCTGCTGCACCGCTCGGCCCGCGAGTTCGGGGTGCTGTGGACGCCGATGGCGCACTTCTACGACGACGGCACGCCGGTCCACGCGCTGCGGCTGTCGGTCAGCGCCGTCACCCCGGCCGAGATCGACGTCGGCCTGGACCGGTTGGCCGCGCTCGTCGCCGACGAGTCGGCCCGCCGGGGCGTCTCCGTCCCGGTCGGTTGA
- a CDS encoding D-alanyl-D-alanine carboxypeptidase family protein — protein sequence MRVRLLAAAASTLLLPVAVPTAAAAAPGRTAVAPDVPCPRVAVPAPAPSRPPRPTPPPAVAEDRAVGGAALATEGLVVPSGAPRPPGVTATSWLVADLDTGQVLGACGPHEHATPASVQKLLLAAAVLPRLDPEQVVTVTREDLDIEPGSSAVGLVVGGRYRVETVWLGLLLQSGNEAANVLARLGGGADGRAGGVRAMNELARHLGARQTHAVTPSGLDGRGQFTSAYDLALIARVCFADPTFRRYALTGTHQIPAQSRPRTKGFQIQNENPLIRRYPGALGGKTGFTDLARHTYVGAAERNGRRLVVTVLGAESRPARGWEQGAALLDWGFALPRDAAVGRLVEPGELDAAASAAPPAAGDAARRVAAGDPLPEGLTGPGPLIVAAVAGLAGLLTLVVRSARSPRRRRRGRRRA from the coding sequence ATGAGAGTTCGGCTGCTGGCGGCTGCTGCGAGCACCCTTCTCCTGCCGGTCGCGGTCCCCACGGCGGCCGCGGCCGCGCCGGGGCGTACCGCCGTCGCCCCCGATGTGCCGTGCCCGCGGGTGGCCGTGCCGGCGCCCGCGCCGTCGCGTCCGCCCCGCCCGACGCCGCCCCCGGCGGTCGCCGAGGACCGGGCGGTGGGCGGGGCGGCGCTGGCCACCGAGGGCCTCGTCGTCCCGTCCGGCGCGCCCCGGCCGCCGGGCGTGACCGCGACGTCGTGGCTCGTCGCCGACCTGGACACGGGACAGGTGCTGGGCGCCTGCGGCCCGCACGAGCACGCCACCCCGGCGAGCGTGCAGAAGTTGCTGCTGGCCGCCGCCGTGCTGCCGCGCCTCGATCCGGAGCAGGTCGTCACCGTGACCCGGGAGGACCTCGACATCGAACCGGGCTCCTCGGCGGTCGGCCTGGTCGTCGGCGGGCGCTACCGGGTCGAGACGGTCTGGCTCGGCCTGCTGCTCCAGTCCGGGAACGAGGCGGCGAACGTGCTCGCCCGCCTCGGCGGCGGCGCCGACGGCCGGGCCGGCGGCGTCCGGGCGATGAACGAACTCGCCCGCCACCTGGGCGCCCGGCAGACGCATGCGGTCACCCCGTCCGGACTGGACGGGCGGGGGCAGTTCACCAGCGCGTACGACCTCGCCCTGATCGCCCGGGTCTGCTTCGCCGACCCCACCTTCCGGCGGTACGCGCTGACCGGGACGCACCAGATCCCCGCGCAGAGCCGGCCCCGCACGAAGGGTTTCCAGATTCAGAACGAGAACCCGCTCATCCGCCGCTACCCGGGCGCCCTCGGCGGCAAGACGGGCTTCACCGACCTGGCCCGCCACACGTACGTGGGAGCGGCCGAGCGGAACGGCCGGCGGCTCGTCGTCACGGTGCTGGGCGCCGAGTCCCGACCCGCCCGGGGCTGGGAGCAGGGTGCCGCCCTGCTCGACTGGGGCTTCGCCCTGCCCCGGGACGCCGCCGTCGGCCGGCTGGTCGAGCCGGGTGAGCTGGACGCCGCGGCGTCCGCCGCGCCACCGGCCGCCGGGGACGCCGCCCGTCGGGTGGCCGCCGGTGATCCGCTCCCCGAGGGGCTGACCGGGCCGGGGCCGCTGATCGTCGCGGCGGTGGCCGGGCTGGCCGGCCTGCTGACGCTGGTGGTGCGCTCGGCCCGGTCACCCCGGAGACGCCGCCGGGGCCGGCGCCGCGCCTGA
- a CDS encoding TerC family protein, protein MSVPWWAWLALTAGIALMLAVDLFLHRDNHVIEFREAAVWSAVWVAAGLAFGILLWWWQGDEAAGAYYAGYLIEKALSVDNVFVFALVFTYFAVPAAYQHKVLFWGVVGALGFRLVFIFVGAELLETFFWTAYVFGAFLVWTGWKMAFRHDEEVHPERNLVVRLVRRLIPTDPRYHGERFFTRVDGRRVATLLFVVLIAVEATDLIFAIDSVAAVLAITTSTFIVWTANAFAVLGLRSLYFCLAGLLRRFTKLHYGLAVLLAFAGVKLILSETPVGKLPIPVTLGVIVVTLAVSIGWSLVATRDARPVDADR, encoded by the coding sequence CTGTCCGTTCCTTGGTGGGCCTGGCTGGCGCTGACCGCCGGCATCGCGCTGATGCTCGCGGTCGACCTGTTTCTGCACCGGGACAACCACGTCATCGAGTTCCGCGAGGCGGCGGTCTGGTCCGCCGTCTGGGTCGCGGCCGGCCTCGCCTTCGGCATCCTGCTGTGGTGGTGGCAGGGCGACGAGGCGGCCGGCGCCTACTACGCGGGTTACCTGATCGAGAAGGCGCTCTCGGTCGACAACGTCTTCGTCTTCGCGCTCGTCTTCACGTACTTCGCGGTCCCGGCCGCGTACCAGCACAAGGTGCTCTTCTGGGGCGTGGTCGGCGCGCTCGGATTCCGGCTGGTGTTCATCTTCGTCGGCGCCGAACTGCTGGAGACGTTCTTCTGGACGGCGTACGTCTTCGGCGCGTTCCTCGTCTGGACCGGCTGGAAGATGGCCTTCCGCCACGACGAGGAGGTCCACCCCGAGCGCAACCTGGTGGTGCGGCTGGTCCGCCGGCTGATCCCGACCGATCCCCGCTACCACGGCGAGCGGTTCTTCACCCGCGTCGACGGCCGGCGTGTCGCCACCCTGCTGTTCGTCGTCCTGATCGCGGTCGAGGCGACCGACCTCATCTTCGCCATCGACTCGGTCGCCGCCGTCCTCGCCATCACCACCAGCACGTTCATCGTCTGGACCGCGAACGCCTTCGCCGTGCTGGGCCTGCGCAGCCTCTACTTCTGCCTCGCCGGGCTGCTGCGCCGGTTCACCAAGCTGCACTACGGGCTGGCGGTGCTGCTCGCCTTCGCCGGCGTGAAGCTGATCCTCTCCGAGACGCCGGTCGGCAAGCTGCCCATCCCGGTGACCCTCGGCGTCATCGTGGTGACCCTCGCCGTGTCGATCGGGTGGAGCCTCGTCGCCACCCGCGACGCGCGGCCGGTCGACGCCGATCGGTGA